The genomic region CCCCCTTCAACCTCATGGTACTCTCTTATCTTATCGCCGCCGCCTTCTACCTTGCTGTCGTCCCTCCGGGTTCTCACTTTCCCTCGGCCTTTTTTACTGTTGGGGGAACGTTTAGTCGACTCCACCTGTCTAATCTGATGACATATAGAAGCGGATGCCATCTGCAATGGAAAAAGGTATTGGGCAGTTTCCATTTGGTGGAGTGGTGGCATCATTTCAATGTACTCTTTTCCATCGGAAAGGCTCAACCAAGGAGGAAAATCAATCTGGCAAGGAGGAAGATCAATCTGGCAAGGAGGAAAATCAATCTGGCAAGGAGGAAAATCAATCTGGCAAGGAGGAAAATCAATCTGGCAAGGAGGAAGAGCAATCTGGCAAGGAGGAAAATCAATCTGGCAAGGAGGAAAACCAATCTGGCAAGGAGGAAAACCAATCTGGCAAGGAGGAAAATCAATCTGGCAGGGAGGAAAATCAATCTGGCTCTGAATTCTAACAACAACATACGTACTTACTTGTGTTTTGGATATAAGTCCATCAAAGGTGTAAAGGGACTGAAAAGGATAGTAGAGCACGTGACACACAGCCAAGGCCGACATCCCCTCGGAATTCACCTTGTCAATGTCGGCGCCCAAATCTAACAGCAGTTGGACCACATCATTGTGGCAGTTCACctgaaagacagaaagaaagaacgaaagaaagaaagaaagaaagaaagaaagaaagaaagaaagaaagaaagaaagaaagaaagaatgagaAAAATCACCTGAAAGAAATACGTACATGTGACTACTTGCAACAACGGTCATGGAGTAAAATCAACCAAGTCAATCCTCCCGTTTGCCGCTTTCAAACAACACGAGAAAGAAATTGGTAGCGTATTACTGTGGCGGCAATCAGGGCGGTGTGCCCCTGAGAATCAGCCACGTCCGGGTGTACCAGGCCATCCAGGAGAATACTCAAAATGGCTGCTCCTTTCCCGACGGAAGCCTGATGAATCAACAGCTCTGATGTGATTTCCAAATTTCCTTTGGGCCCAAATCTGTCCCGCTCCATTGAAATAATTGCTGCAACATCCCAGTCCAAAGTTTCAGCCTGTTTTCTGAGAGAAACACACATAAAGCGACATGCCCGCCCGTCCGTTTGTTCATTCAGAAATGATGAGAGTCAAGCACGCTTTGACACCAtttgaccgaccgaccgaccgaccgacccacCTATGTTTGTGAATGTGAGCCAGCATCCGGGCTCGTAAGGGCAGGTTGTCATGCGGATCTCGTTTGTAACCTTCGTACGAGTGCCAATCGGGTTCCCACAGCTGCTCAAAGAAATGGCGGTCAAACTCTCTTCGACGCCCTGGCGGCAACGGTAGATGGTCtccatctgtggaataattctcAATGCCGCAGGGCAAAGCGTTATTGCGGTCATGAAGCAGCCAGCTCTCATCCGGCTCTACCTGCGGAGAGAGCCGGACAAAAACGAACAAGCAATCATAACGACATCGTCGACTCGCAAAGCTCGCTTGGCCCTCCTTCCTATTCAGCCGCTTACAACGGGGGAAAGAAATGCTACTGACCTGGCCGTGAGAATGCGACAAGATGTTTGGCTCCAAGTAGGCAGCGTATTCAGTCAAGTTTTTCAGGCTGAAGCTGCTCTGGACACAGTTACACAATTGTATCAGATGCTTGCCATGCCACAGACCCACATCTTGACATCCTGTGGGTTCACTGAGCACACCGGGACCAAACCTTTGATCGGCGTGGTACAAACCCTGAAAAGGACAAGAAGACTTTGGCAGGCAGCCAGCATTCATGACAAATTTCCAGAAAGTGCCAATGGTGATTTCACCTTGAAAGTGGCTCCGTCGGAAAAAAGATGTTGTCCGTAGCCCTCTCTCCAATTCAGGTAGAATTTGCCCATGAATTTGTTGCCCGTTGGCCAACAGTACATGCCGTCGCCGTGCCTGTAGTCTTTGTAGAAAGAACCCTCGTAGAACTGGACagacagagggagggagggagggagggagggacggctTGATTAGTTTCCATGGTGGCTCTTTCTATGGCCAATGTGTCATCTcatctcgtctcgtctcgtctcgtctcacCTCTCCATTTTGCCAGCTGTACCTTCCCTTGCCGTGTTTGAGGCCATCGACGAAGTCTCCCTCATATTTGGAACCGTCGAGAAACTCCTGGACACCAAAACCTTGTCGTTGCACCTCGCCGACTTCTCTGTTCGGACTCCCAGCCCGCGGCTTCATCGCCGCTCGTCCCCCCCGGGCCATGGCAACATCTTGTCGGTTTGACAACATTCCAAAAGGAACTCAAAGAATATGGCCGGCCGACCGATGGAGCTTCGACGAGGCTTTAGCCTTCATGTGTATGTGTTGCGAAAAGTGCGCTGCTGcatttcaaacattttgtttggcatttttgtgGAAGCCAACCGGCGTCATGGCAAAGAGATCTTAGGACCGCCCCCCGCCATCTCCCAAGCCCCACCCCCCGCCATCTCCCAAGCCCCACCCCTAAACCACAAGTCACGCCCCTATCTCCAAGCCCCACCCCCAAGAGGGCATTGGATGACGTCGCAGACAGAGAAAGTCAATGTTTGTTAGAAAAGAATTGAATCCCAAATGGTCATTAGAATCATTCCAGTGGTACAAACAcattataaaattaaaatgaatgaataagaataaaaaatatattgattGATCTAGACGTCTTTTCGAAggctttaaaaaataataagtgTATCTAAAACACATTTCCATATACTTCAAGCGCTACAGTTtacatatatactatatatatggaAATTTGCTTGAATGTACTTGCTTTTTACAACCCATAATTAGGAATACTATCTAATAAGATTCAACAGCTGTATAAAAATGCCATTACAAAGTTAACATTGTTACAGTCAGAGAACTATTATACTGggatacaaacaaaaaacatgcataagTTGAACCACTTCATTCATTTATTAGTCAGttgttcaattaaaaaaaataaagtacttaaaaagacaaaaataatgtTTACAAAGAAGGATGACCAAGTTTCCACGAGCAGAGTGAACTTCAGTGCTTACAAACGCGATGTACATGAATTAAGCGCTAATGTCGTCGACCATTCCAATTGATACAAGATTAAGTTAGCAGTATTTTTTTCCCAGGACCGGGCAATGTGAATTCACAGCAAAGATCCTAATCCTCACATCCAACGATACAATTTAGTTTCTCAAAGCAAAGATGGAAATCTTCTCCAATGGAAAAGGCATCCAAAACATTCCCTTCATGTCCCCCGATGAAGGGGATTTGTTGAGTGCACTCATGATAACATTAAGGGAAGGATgggcaggcagggagggagggagggagtcttGTTAGTTGGCTAACATTTTACTCATTGAGTCTTGTTAGTTGGCTAACATTTTACTCATTGAGTCTTGTTAGTTGGCTAACATTTTAGTCATTGCTCCTCTCCTCAATTTTGAAAGTCTGCATAGACTGTTTGCTTAGGACCTTGATGTCATCCAGTAGACTGGTTGGGGTCAAAATGTGGGAAGAACCTAGAGTTCAAACAGAAGAGCGCCGTCAATACCGCAACGACCAACATGAGAAAAATCAAAGACGAAATGCGTGCGCACCTACGATGACCTGACAGGATTTGACAGCCTGTGTCACCTCATAGGCACAGCGCATCTCAGAGTAGCTGATTCCTCCTACGACAAAGACGATGAGGCGCGAGCCCGTCCGACGTTCGTCCTGAGAGCTGGATTTGTGCTTCTGACGTGCACTGCGAAGAGAATGAAAAGCTATCAGAGGCGCTGCAAAGTGCAGAAAGCAAAGTGCAGAAAGCAAAGTGCAGAAAGCAAAGTGCAGAAAGCAAAGTGCAGAAAGCAAAGTGCAGAAACCAAAGTGCAGTGCAGCGCAGAGCAGTGCAGCGCAGCGCAAtgaagcgcagcgcagcgctcgAACCCCTAACCCACCTGACAGCACCCGAACCATTCCAAGCAGTCGGACACTCAGACTGGTGCGGCCATTCCCGAGTGTCCAGTTTGTTCTCCACAGCATCCTGAAAAGAACGTTGGAGTTCTTGAAGTCAAACTGCAAACAGGATCATGCTTGAGGCAAAGACCCTAACCAGCCACATACGCTAGGGGAACATCCAGCTTTCATTCTTCTCTTCATTAGGACAGAGCAAACATGACAATGTAACACCGTTTGGTCAACTGCACAAAAAGGACTTCCTTGACCCAGTATTTCTTCCTCACCTCCATGACATCTTTGATGAGAGGAGTCCACCTGGAAAGTTTATAAGTCTCATGCTGAGAACGGTCCCGTCTGGTAGCTTTGCGGGAGAGAAAACTGGGCTGCAATCACAATAGAACATTCCAATTGATGGCCATTTTTCGGTTCAGCAATTGAGTGTTGTCAACAATCCATCTGGATTCTCCACGCACAGATGTGATGACGGGGACTCCGAGCTCTTTCCAGTTTAGGATCACTTCTTTTTCCTCTTCAATTTTCACATGTTGGATGAGTTTGTTCAAATTCTCCTCTGTCGTTCCTGGCGACAAACACAAAACGGATGCTCGATTCCATCGAGTGGCCTTCATCTTCACCTAATGCAAAATGAAACGGATTGTACAAAAACAGGTGATAAAATAGGAGAGCCGAAATGATAGTTCTCAATCTGGCTAACTGGTCCATCGTGCAGGTCTTCTTCTCCATCCACTTGGTAAGTAAGCAGAGCATCTTCCATGAAGCCTTGGGCTAACCTGACAGGAGCATTCCGCCGAGCATAGCTACCTCGGAAAAGCCTCCCGCATTCATTCTTGGGTCACTCTGTTTTTGAATCCACAAAACGAGGCAAGATTtcaccagctgttcccatcttttGGTGTACCATTGACGCTGAAGATGTAAAGCAGCACAGCTCTGATCTTGTCATAGGTGGTGTACGGGTGGAGCAGCACTGGCAACAGCGTCCTCATGGGATCCTTCACTTTCACCCCATCCACGTCCGAGCCCACGGCAAGGTCCTGCcgtcaagaaagaaagaaagaaagagaagatCAAAAACATCCCAGAGATTTCACCAACAGGGCAAGCTCAGACAGACCTGCTCGGCTTTGCAGAGTTTCTCGACATTGTTGGAGAAATGCGTCATACAATCTTCAGCCAACTGCAGGTGAACAGCTTTCTAGgaacacaaatgaaaaaatggaacCAATGTCAAACAATATACAATGAAAGATGGTGGATGATGTCACCCTGAGATGTGTAAAGGCAACAGCGCAGCGCAACATATGTACCTGTGTCAGCTGTTTACGGAATGATGGCATCTTTTTCATCATTTGGGCCAAATTGCTGATGCTGATCTGAAATTCAATGGACAAAATGACAATCCGAAAGCGGTCATGGAAGTACAGTACCATACAGTTTTCACTTTGGCACTCAGATGGACTTGGCTTATTCAGTGCTAGCTGAGTCAAAAGAAGTACCTTCCCATCGGGTTGTTTCTTGCTAGCAGATATTTCCTTTAACATCTTGGGGATGAGTCTGGTTTAGAAACATAATGAATGGCACAATAATAGATGtgtgcatggcatggcatggcatggcatggcatggccctcgctccctccctccctccctcccacccacactccctccctccctccctcccacccacactccctccctccctccctccccaacCCGCCCATTTGTCAGACTTACTCGGACACCTCAGCAATGTGCTTGTGCCTCAGCTTAACCCAAAGCGCGTCATCCTCATTCAGCACAGCCTGCTTCTCGGAGCCATCTTTAGACTTGTACCTGACACGTCGTCAAAATCACAAGACGTATTTTGTGCATCGCATTTTGAAAATAGTGTCAGCAAAACGGCAAGGGTACATTACTTGTACGTGTCATTGTGGATATCAATG from Syngnathus scovelli strain Florida chromosome 10, RoL_Ssco_1.2, whole genome shotgun sequence harbors:
- the stxbp3 gene encoding syntaxin-binding protein 3 isoform X1, which translates into the protein MATGPENGLKRIVWKRIKETIIEDCRKSEVWKILILDQFTTKLLSSCCKMSDLMSEKITIVEDLHKMREPVLEMKAIYFMTPTAQSVDAFIADFKPKPKYKSAYVYFTDYCPDDLFNNMKLYCAKYIRICKEINISFMPHEAQVFTCANPGAFQSIYSPNSQDKKKTLETLADQLVTLCATLDEYPGVRYKRDTNVECAKILAELVDNKLSRYYQMDESSKKKDKTQAQLLIVERGFDPVSPILHELTYQAMAYDLIDIHNDTYKYKSKDGSEKQAVLNEDDALWVKLRHKHIAEVSELIPKMLKEISASKKQPDGKISISNLAQMMKKMPSFRKQLTQKAVHLQLAEDCMTHFSNNVEKLCKAEQDLAVGSDVDGVKVKDPMRTLLPVLLHPYTTYDKIRAVLLYIFSVNGTTEENLNKLIQHVKIEEEKEVILNWKELGVPVITSPSFLSRKATRRDRSQHETYKLSRWTPLIKDVMEDAVENKLDTREWPHQSECPTAWNGSGAVSARQKHKSSSQDERRTGSRLIVFVVGGISYSEMRCAYEVTQAVKSCQVIVGSSHILTPTSLLDDIKVLSKQSMQTFKIEERSND
- the ankmy1 gene encoding ankyrin repeat and MYND domain-containing protein 1 isoform X1, which translates into the protein MLSNRQDVAMARGGRAAMKPRAGSPNREVGEVQRQGFGVQEFLDGSKYEGDFVDGLKHGKGRYSWQNGEFYEGSFYKDYRHGDGMYCWPTGNKFMGKFYLNWREGYGQHLFSDGATFKGLYHADQRFGPGVLSEPTGCQDVGLWHGKHLIQLCNCVQSSFSLKNLTEYAAYLEPNILSHSHGQVEPDESWLLHDRNNALPCGIENYSTDGDHLPLPPGRRREFDRHFFEQLWEPDWHSYEGYKRDPHDNLPLRARMLAHIHKHRKQAETLDWDVAAIISMERDRFGPKGNLEITSELLIHQASVGKGAAILSILLDGLVHPDVADSQGHTALIAATVNCHNDVVQLLLDLGADIDKVNSEGMSALAVCHVLYYPFQSLYTFDGLISKTQVSTYVVVRIQSQIDFPPCQIDFPPCQIGFPPCQIGFPPCQIDFPPCQIALPPCQIDFPPCQIDFPPCQIDFPPCQIDLPPCQIDFPPWLSLSDGKEYIEMMPPLHQMETAQYLFPLQMASASICHQIRQVESTKRSPNSKKGRGKVRTRRDDSKVEGGGDKIREYHEVEGGRDKDDKAANEEKVLLSERSVEVKEGHIVLGSVKWKEYSSKIAKQESNKNMKPARCFDSACCMYSYSIHVSENVLQEAAEALSHAWFQQHSDDTEETVRKMAAMKFEHRVRLTTLNLLLDRGADPNTSRVPLPVIFLAILAADTKTVKKHLLCGAQTDICLPPERKGLYPLHVAAALPGLEGPEITKLLLHALTHPDARACDQDDIYQPDKGSTITRKSWRMDEKPRPKEGGRTALHIACQRDSDYCNASKVVSLLLSYNASTDFLWSGHSPLSLAIASGNNTAVEELLKGGVDPNLTLGRGVGTALCALGNFNYRLDANRPKLLDMLEKVGADILMPVQVGDTVGTAVDYAHVSFNQDSGIAHTPYHALSMEGREMFKIQRQLLSMMGSLLKKTVVQREREHLVRIDKGAIYFDAKMEPPTGLKLRSPFKFCYQCGRSAAVKLTACTRCHKVFYCSMACKLIAWDERHKEECLRETGSAPVTFEKRVMFQTKKGPKTVIFATRRPYHAQFIEDNIVEWPSISVNENYSYN
- the ankmy1 gene encoding ankyrin repeat and MYND domain-containing protein 1 isoform X4, with the protein product MLSNRQDVAMARGGRAAMKPRAGSPNREVGEVQRQGFGVQEFLDGSKYEGDFVDGLKHGKGRYSWQNGEFYEGSFYKDYRHGDGMYCWPTGNKFMGKFYLNWREGYGQHLFSDGATFKGLYHADQRFGPGVLSEPTGCQDVGLWHGKHLIQLCNCVQSSFSLKNLTEYAAYLEPNILSHSHGQVEPDESWLLHDRNNALPCGIENYSTDGDHLPLPPGRRREFDRHFFEQLWEPDWHSYEGYKRDPHDNLPLRARMLAHIHKHRKQAETLDWDVAAIISMERDRFGPKGNLEITSELLIHQASVGKGAAILSILLDGLVHPDVADSQGHTALIAATVNCHNDVVQLLLDLGADIDKVNSEGMSALAVCHVLYYPFQSLYTFDGLISKTQVSTYVVVRIQSQIDFPPCQIDFPPCQIGFPPCQIGFPPCQIDFPPCQIALPPCQIDFPPCQIDFPPCQIDFPPCQIDLPPCQIDFPPWLSLSDGKEYIEMMPPLHQMETAQYLFPLQMASASICHQIRQVESTKRSPNSKKGRGKVRTRRDDSKVEGGGDKIREYHEVEGGRDKDDKAANEEKVLLSERSVEVKEGHIVLGSVKWKEYSSKIAKQESNKNMKPARCFDSACCMYSYSIHVSENVLQEAAEALSHAWFQQHSDDTEETVRKMAAMKFEHRVRLTTLNLLLDRGADPNTSRVPLPVIFLAILAADTKTVKKHLLCGAQTDICLPPERKGLYPLHVAAALPGLEGPEITKLLLHALTHPDARACDQDDIYQPDKGSTITRKSWRMDEKPRPKEGGRTALHIACQRDSDY
- the stxbp3 gene encoding syntaxin-binding protein 3 isoform X2 is translated as MSDLMSEKITIVEDLHKMREPVLEMKAIYFMTPTAQSVDAFIADFKPKPKYKSAYVYFTDYCPDDLFNNMKLYCAKYIRICKEINISFMPHEAQVFTCANPGAFQSIYSPNSQDKKKTLETLADQLVTLCATLDEYPGVRYKRDTNVECAKILAELVDNKLSRYYQMDESSKKKDKTQAQLLIVERGFDPVSPILHELTYQAMAYDLIDIHNDTYKYKSKDGSEKQAVLNEDDALWVKLRHKHIAEVSELIPKMLKEISASKKQPDGKISISNLAQMMKKMPSFRKQLTQKAVHLQLAEDCMTHFSNNVEKLCKAEQDLAVGSDVDGVKVKDPMRTLLPVLLHPYTTYDKIRAVLLYIFSVNGTTEENLNKLIQHVKIEEEKEVILNWKELGVPVITSPSFLSRKATRRDRSQHETYKLSRWTPLIKDVMEDAVENKLDTREWPHQSECPTAWNGSGAVSARQKHKSSSQDERRTGSRLIVFVVGGISYSEMRCAYEVTQAVKSCQVIVGSSHILTPTSLLDDIKVLSKQSMQTFKIEERSND